Proteins from one uncultured Flavobacterium sp. genomic window:
- a CDS encoding M20/M25/M40 family metallo-hydrolase has product MFKKVILFSAVAFIAAENITAQSTFSAKKFLKHDTYLASDKLEGRLAGTKGNNEAAAYIKKYFKKFGLKEFNNGYYQPFKIFMKPDINKIKSDSVSTQNVVGYLEGSDENLKKEFIIIGAHYDHWGWGGKGSGSKKKDTIAIHNGADDNASGVSALLSILEEFHHNKIAPKRSIIFISFSGEEEGLLGSKYFVSHLPVDKNAVKVMINMDMVGRLNDKKELYMGGAGTFPNGVELMKKLGEGSGLNPVVFAGDVGGSDHVTFYKNDISVIGLHTGGHPQYHTPEDDTALINSEGGILVSKYIYNALVSIANYEQPLTFIKQN; this is encoded by the coding sequence ATGTTTAAAAAAGTTATTCTCTTTTCTGCAGTTGCTTTTATAGCAGCCGAAAATATAACTGCACAATCAACATTTTCTGCTAAAAAGTTCCTTAAGCACGACACTTATTTAGCTTCAGATAAGCTAGAAGGCCGTCTTGCGGGAACAAAAGGCAACAACGAAGCTGCGGCTTACATTAAAAAGTATTTTAAAAAATTTGGATTAAAAGAATTCAATAATGGTTATTATCAGCCTTTCAAAATATTCATGAAACCTGATATTAATAAAATAAAATCAGATAGTGTATCAACGCAAAATGTTGTTGGATATCTTGAAGGTTCTGATGAAAATTTAAAGAAAGAATTCATCATAATTGGAGCACATTATGACCATTGGGGATGGGGCGGAAAAGGTTCCGGCAGCAAGAAAAAAGACACCATTGCCATTCATAACGGAGCCGATGATAATGCTTCGGGGGTTTCGGCTCTTTTGTCTATTTTGGAAGAATTTCATCATAATAAAATTGCTCCTAAAAGAAGTATTATTTTCATTTCTTTCAGCGGTGAAGAAGAAGGTTTATTGGGTTCAAAATACTTTGTTAGCCACCTGCCTGTAGATAAAAATGCTGTTAAAGTAATGATCAATATGGATATGGTAGGTCGATTGAACGATAAAAAAGAACTTTATATGGGCGGTGCAGGTACTTTTCCTAACGGAGTTGAACTGATGAAAAAATTAGGTGAAGGCAGCGGACTGAATCCAGTTGTTTTTGCTGGCGATGTTGGCGGTTCTGATCACGTTACGTTTTACAAAAACGACATTTCAGTTATAGGATTACACACTGGCGGACATCCTCAATACCATACACCAGAAGATGATACTGCTTTGATTAACAGCGAAGGTGGTATTTTGGTCTCGAAATATATCTATAACGCTTTAGTTTCGATTGCTAATTATGAACAGCCTTTGACTTTTATCAAGCAAAACTAG
- a CDS encoding GLPGLI family protein, with product MKKTLFTFFAFCIISLSFAQKTTTAIKVTYQRSSNGKLIENQDPLFLYASKDLSLITTDKIMQQKADFPFEQTFVEFNTKTISQLAQLGANKSILNHDSEALEKQKFEFTNETKKILNFTCKKATTSVNSNKIEIWYTNELGLKGGPGILGQNLGLVLETIRNGNTAFTATKIEKLKAVPEILTIPTVQAVDQLTYKDLLWKSRFTNISVFNKEQIHFVNDAKSNDSIFRFASGTVIVRKVKFPEIKKGSAIFVNVTQQSNGDAYDRTGSVFMIPTDKKTSFLDGLKNGVQKLPVYENGNGKKYQGVTATEEYTPLLELMRFFTPFGVKHFNYLQLKNKVWQDSVFYRQDISLLQPKLSNQEVYIGMFIGNYDAGGHKASLNISIHEGEDNNEKGDFILPLFNTLNVMEMAGQDYATMFDNEKGLEMTFEVPQGYKNFKLSYTTTGHGGWENGDEFLQKKNTIFIDGKEVFGFTPWRTDCGSYRLSNPASGNFGNGLSSSDLSRSNWCPGTTTNPNLIDLGKLSPGKHTIRVSIPMGKPEGTSSSAWNVSGFLIGER from the coding sequence ATGAAAAAAACTTTATTTACATTCTTTGCCTTTTGTATAATCTCTTTGTCTTTTGCACAAAAAACAACTACGGCAATTAAAGTTACTTATCAAAGATCTTCTAACGGAAAACTGATCGAGAACCAGGATCCGTTGTTTTTATATGCTTCTAAAGACTTGAGTTTAATAACTACGGATAAAATCATGCAACAAAAAGCAGATTTTCCGTTTGAGCAGACTTTTGTAGAATTTAATACCAAGACTATTTCACAATTAGCGCAGCTTGGGGCAAATAAATCAATTCTCAATCACGACAGTGAAGCTTTGGAAAAACAGAAATTTGAATTTACTAATGAAACCAAGAAAATTCTAAATTTCACTTGCAAAAAAGCAACGACTTCGGTGAATTCCAATAAAATAGAAATTTGGTACACTAACGAATTAGGATTAAAAGGTGGACCAGGTATTCTGGGGCAAAATTTAGGTTTGGTTCTGGAAACTATCCGTAACGGAAACACCGCTTTTACAGCTACAAAAATTGAGAAATTAAAAGCTGTACCTGAAATTTTAACAATACCAACAGTTCAGGCGGTTGATCAATTGACTTATAAAGATCTCTTATGGAAAAGCCGTTTTACAAATATTTCTGTTTTTAATAAAGAACAAATTCATTTTGTGAACGATGCAAAATCAAATGACAGCATTTTCAGATTTGCGAGCGGTACTGTTATTGTTCGAAAAGTAAAATTTCCTGAAATAAAAAAAGGAAGCGCCATTTTTGTAAATGTAACGCAACAATCAAATGGTGATGCTTACGACAGAACTGGTTCGGTTTTTATGATTCCAACTGATAAAAAGACTTCTTTTCTTGACGGATTAAAAAATGGAGTTCAAAAATTACCTGTTTATGAAAACGGAAACGGTAAAAAATATCAAGGTGTTACAGCAACTGAGGAATACACTCCTTTGTTAGAACTTATGCGCTTTTTCACTCCTTTTGGCGTGAAGCATTTCAACTATTTACAACTAAAAAACAAGGTTTGGCAGGATAGTGTTTTCTACCGTCAGGACATTTCATTATTACAACCTAAATTAAGCAATCAGGAAGTATATATAGGTATGTTTATTGGGAATTATGATGCTGGCGGACACAAAGCGAGTTTGAATATTTCGATTCACGAAGGCGAAGATAACAACGAAAAAGGCGATTTTATTTTACCTCTTTTCAATACCTTGAATGTTATGGAAATGGCGGGACAAGATTATGCAACAATGTTTGATAACGAAAAAGGTCTGGAAATGACTTTTGAAGTACCTCAGGGATACAAAAATTTTAAACTGAGTTATACCACAACCGGGCACGGAGGCTGGGAAAATGGTGATGAATTTTTACAGAAAAAGAACACTATTTTTATTGATGGAAAAGAAGTTTTTGGATTTACTCCCTGGCGCACTGATTGCGGCTCATACCGATTGAGTAATCCTGCTTCGGGGAATTTTGGTAACGGATTATCATCGTCAGATTTAAGCCGTTCTAACTGGTGTCCGGGAACAACTACAAATCCAAATCTAATTGATTTAGGAAAACTTTCACCGGGAAAACATACAATTCGTGTTTCAATTCCGATGGGAAAACCTGAAGGAACCAGCAGCAGCGCCTGGAATGTTTCCGGTTTCCTGATTGGAGAAAGGTAA
- a CDS encoding alpha-L-fucosidase gives MKKITLCFLFLFMSCTAIMAQTYTPTEGNLKHRKEFQDDKFGMFIHFGPYSVLGNGEWVMNNQNIRVTEYGRLINVFNPQDFDAKKWVGIAKVAGMKYITFTTRHHDGFSNFDTKLSDWKITNTHFKRDLLKELADECHKEGIKLFCYYSLLDWTRSDYQYETGKTGKGTGRTQKSDWESYIRFMKGQLTELLTNYGEIGGIWFDGHWDQLDNDTDKTLTSKVNWHYDEIYKLIHSLQPNCLISNNHHLTPIQGEDFQAFEKDLPGGNSTGFGGQSVSQLPLETCETMNNSWGFSITDKKYKSTKELLHYMINAASLNANFLLNVGPMADGTIQPEFVQTLKEMGVWMDKNGSSIYGTRGNVMNQQDWGVFTAKDKTWFAHIINTPKQAEYIFIPEMKQKIKKCYLMDSKKELKFKQQPEGTFVYLNGAKIDAIDTIIEMQIQ, from the coding sequence ATGAAAAAAATCACTCTTTGTTTTCTGTTCCTCTTTATGAGCTGCACAGCAATAATGGCTCAAACCTACACTCCTACTGAGGGAAATTTGAAACACCGAAAAGAATTTCAAGACGATAAATTTGGAATGTTCATTCACTTCGGGCCTTATAGCGTTCTGGGAAATGGTGAATGGGTTATGAATAATCAAAATATCAGGGTAACCGAGTATGGAAGATTAATTAATGTTTTTAACCCGCAAGATTTTGATGCAAAAAAATGGGTTGGAATTGCGAAAGTGGCCGGAATGAAATACATCACTTTTACCACGCGCCACCACGATGGTTTTAGCAATTTTGACACTAAATTATCTGATTGGAAAATTACAAATACTCATTTTAAAAGAGATTTACTAAAAGAATTGGCAGACGAATGTCACAAAGAAGGAATCAAATTATTCTGTTATTATTCACTTTTAGACTGGACAAGATCTGATTACCAATATGAAACAGGAAAAACAGGAAAAGGAACTGGCAGAACTCAAAAAAGTGATTGGGAAAGTTACATTCGTTTTATGAAAGGACAATTAACAGAATTACTGACCAATTACGGAGAAATTGGAGGAATCTGGTTTGACGGACATTGGGATCAATTGGATAATGATACTGATAAAACATTGACCTCAAAAGTAAATTGGCATTATGATGAAATTTACAAGTTGATTCACTCACTTCAACCCAACTGTTTGATTTCAAATAATCATCATCTGACACCTATTCAGGGAGAAGATTTTCAGGCATTTGAAAAAGATTTACCTGGTGGAAATTCTACTGGATTTGGAGGTCAATCTGTTTCTCAATTGCCTTTGGAAACCTGTGAAACGATGAACAATTCATGGGGCTTCAGTATCACTGACAAAAAATACAAATCAACTAAAGAGTTATTGCATTACATGATAAATGCAGCCAGTTTAAATGCTAATTTCCTTTTGAATGTTGGACCAATGGCAGACGGAACAATCCAACCGGAATTTGTTCAAACTTTGAAAGAAATGGGAGTTTGGATGGATAAAAATGGAAGTAGCATTTACGGAACAAGAGGTAACGTAATGAATCAGCAAGATTGGGGCGTATTTACAGCCAAAGATAAAACTTGGTTTGCACACATTATCAACACTCCTAAACAGGCTGAGTATATTTTTATCCCTGAGATGAAACAAAAAATTAAAAAATGTTATTTAATGGACAGTAAAAAAGAACTGAAATTTAAACAACAACCCGAAGGTACTTTTGTGTATTTGAATGGTGCCAAAATCGATGCGATTGATACCATAATCGAAATGCAAATACAATAA
- a CDS encoding LacI family DNA-binding transcriptional regulator has protein sequence MKKKITIKDIAKAANVSVTTVSFVLNDKGEKMGISKEVIKKVFKVSEEMKFKLNMIASSLRTGKTRSIGLIVEDISNQFFSDLARVIEREAIDLNYRVFYCSTGGNDERAVELVNSLLQANVDGFIITPTENMKTTIDRLLELQCPVVLLDRYFEEQEVSHVVLDNFEGAQTATYYLLKKGFKKIAFVTNSSQLIQMSLRKQGYMNALKEVGLYDDSRILDLEYRITEEERIEKISEFLNSNKEIDAVLFGANYLLLAGLQSLRRLGLKMPTDKAVISFDDHDSFRLHSPSITVLSQPIEAMGKKTVKLLMKQMEEGSDYKIEKEKKKGSLTIRESV, from the coding sequence ATGAAAAAAAAGATCACTATTAAAGATATCGCGAAAGCAGCAAATGTATCGGTCACTACGGTCTCGTTTGTTTTGAATGATAAGGGCGAAAAGATGGGGATCAGTAAAGAAGTGATCAAGAAAGTTTTTAAGGTTAGTGAAGAAATGAAGTTCAAACTCAATATGATCGCCAGTAGTTTGAGAACTGGAAAAACAAGATCTATTGGGCTTATTGTGGAGGATATTTCAAATCAGTTTTTTTCTGATTTAGCAAGAGTGATAGAGAGAGAGGCAATAGATTTAAATTACAGAGTATTTTATTGTAGTACAGGCGGAAATGATGAACGTGCGGTTGAGTTAGTTAATAGTTTATTGCAAGCTAATGTTGATGGTTTTATTATAACGCCTACCGAGAATATGAAAACAACTATTGACCGATTGTTAGAACTTCAATGTCCGGTTGTTTTACTTGACCGGTATTTTGAAGAGCAAGAAGTAAGTCATGTAGTTCTGGATAATTTTGAAGGAGCCCAAACAGCTACCTATTATTTATTGAAAAAAGGATTCAAAAAAATTGCATTTGTTACTAATTCCTCACAATTGATTCAGATGAGTTTAAGAAAGCAAGGATATATGAATGCACTGAAGGAAGTAGGTTTATATGATGATTCCAGAATTCTTGATTTAGAATATCGTATCACTGAAGAAGAACGAATAGAAAAGATCTCTGAATTTTTGAATAGTAATAAAGAAATTGACGCCGTTTTGTTTGGAGCAAATTATTTGTTGCTTGCCGGCTTGCAGTCGTTAAGAAGATTAGGACTGAAAATGCCTACTGATAAAGCAGTGATTAGTTTTGATGATCATGACAGTTTTAGATTGCACTCTCCTTCTATAACTGTTTTATCCCAGCCAATTGAAGCGATGGGGAAAAAAACAGTAAAGTTATTGATGAAACAAATGGAAGAGGGAAGTGATTATAAAATTGAGAAAGAAAAGAAAAAAGGTAGTCTAACTATAAGAGAATCAGTGTAG
- a CDS encoding SusD/RagB family nutrient-binding outer membrane lipoprotein gives MRKLLYISFATAAIFLGSCSESDFAEAYRDPETIVTTTVPKQFAGFMKINFEDVIPSYWNYFTVIGSTSLSYTQAHGFVNSTGRYVVGEAGKDRWNRYYKFITQYRELEKVMASLSPADQTANRIYMITSTIYLYDHTSKMIDNFGDIPFSEAGKISFTAGNYAQAAAKYDSQTELYVKMLDDLKAFSTELNTITLATGVETVFKNQDLINKGNLVSWKNYCNSLRLRMLNRVSSVPTLSARANTEMAEIIAEAKIVDESSENIAFRVYTQDTDLDTAGFFDALESGNNIAPKSMIDHMNANSDPREPWLFEKGASATAYVGLDPALTSGVQEQLIANTQIAIYNRSVVSKNKWLPGTLINAPEVNLILAEYYSRNGNAATAKVHFEKAIRQSIEYYVRLGDKADVLTWKPTAEPTVAEVDAYIAKINFAGALTAADQLKLIAFQKYIHYNIFQADESWAEQRRLKLPALNFMEDETSSIRKTPPTRWTYPNSERVYNTDNYNKVKDKDDLNTKIFWDVK, from the coding sequence ATGAGAAAATTATTATATATATCATTTGCGACAGCAGCAATTTTTTTAGGCTCTTGTTCAGAGAGTGATTTTGCAGAGGCGTATAGAGATCCAGAAACTATAGTAACGACAACTGTGCCTAAACAGTTTGCCGGATTTATGAAAATTAACTTCGAGGATGTAATCCCATCGTATTGGAATTATTTTACCGTAATAGGATCAACTTCTTTAAGTTATACTCAGGCTCATGGGTTTGTCAATTCGACAGGTCGTTATGTTGTCGGAGAAGCTGGAAAAGACAGATGGAACAGGTATTACAAATTTATTACTCAGTATAGAGAGTTGGAAAAAGTGATGGCTTCTTTATCTCCTGCCGACCAAACAGCGAATAGAATCTACATGATTACTTCGACGATTTATTTGTATGATCATACGTCAAAAATGATTGATAACTTTGGAGATATTCCTTTCTCTGAAGCGGGTAAAATTAGTTTCACAGCTGGTAATTATGCTCAAGCTGCTGCTAAGTATGACAGTCAAACGGAGCTTTATGTCAAAATGTTAGACGATTTGAAAGCTTTCTCTACCGAATTAAATACAATTACTTTGGCTACTGGGGTAGAAACAGTATTCAAAAATCAAGATTTAATTAATAAAGGAAACCTGGTAAGCTGGAAAAACTATTGTAATTCTTTACGTTTAAGAATGTTGAACAGAGTTTCTTCAGTTCCTACTTTATCAGCAAGAGCGAATACAGAAATGGCTGAAATCATTGCAGAAGCAAAAATTGTAGATGAAAGTTCAGAGAATATTGCATTTAGAGTTTATACTCAGGATACTGATTTAGATACTGCAGGTTTCTTTGATGCTTTAGAATCAGGAAATAACATTGCTCCAAAATCAATGATTGATCACATGAATGCCAATAGCGATCCACGTGAACCTTGGTTGTTTGAAAAAGGAGCAAGCGCAACAGCTTATGTAGGACTTGATCCAGCACTGACTTCTGGAGTTCAGGAACAATTAATAGCTAATACTCAAATAGCAATTTACAATAGATCTGTAGTTAGTAAAAACAAATGGTTGCCAGGAACATTGATAAATGCACCCGAAGTAAACCTGATTCTTGCTGAGTATTATTCAAGAAATGGAAATGCTGCTACAGCAAAAGTACATTTCGAGAAAGCGATCAGACAATCTATTGAATATTATGTAAGATTAGGAGATAAAGCTGATGTTCTTACTTGGAAACCAACTGCTGAGCCAACAGTGGCTGAAGTTGATGCTTATATTGCTAAAATTAACTTTGCTGGAGCTTTAACTGCTGCAGATCAATTGAAGTTGATTGCTTTTCAAAAGTATATTCACTACAACATTTTTCAGGCTGATGAATCTTGGGCTGAACAAAGAAGATTAAAACTTCCGGCATTAAATTTCATGGAGGATGAGACAAGTTCTATTAGAAAAACTCCGCCAACACGTTGGACATATCCAAATTCTGAAAGAGTTTATAATACAGATAATTACAATAAGGTTAAGGACAAAGATGACTTAAACACAAAAATTTTCTGGGACGTAAAATAA
- a CDS encoding SusC/RagA family TonB-linked outer membrane protein — protein sequence MRKLLYESLLVFLAVLCFQGVSAQEKTISGVITDNANMPVPSVIVKEKGTKQETTTDENGAFTISVKQGATIVVSSIGFKTTELKAVDGMKIKLASATNELDGVTVTALGQTKKNKSIGYATSVIKADALVKTASPTIANGLYGKAPGVRISSTPGGAGAINIQIRGISSITGRNQPLIILDGVPIRDGEVNNNDYWNQQRVKNNGLADINPEDIENISILKGASAAALYGSEAVNGVVLITSKSGKGKKGLGIDFSTSYSGNEIAFLPRFQYERGPGWTNANYSTGYLAPDGFAHYDVDGDGTKETRGVSNSGNNFGPWFDGKPVMTWDGVIRPYSPQKNGYKNMFQNAWDSTTNFALTNNTENSSTRFSYTRTESEGLSMGNHNKKNNFNLNASFKTGKLKTDIIVTYMNQNLQNRTFAMDRLVNNFTGMLSPFDNGDWYKAKYKTSLGYKYVTGKDTQSLTPAENIYRNGFRSDIADYFWNTNAKQQSEITNRLIASVTETLSITKDLTLRGRVSTDLTAVNIENKNPVEVPLVYEFGNEGDRSGSFMMEGQDYNILYGDLLATYNKKINEDFGVNAVVGYSGTRDTFRTLSRSTKGGLSVEGWYDIKSSIGIANSESKREETLKDAIFGTLSGSFRNYLFIEGTIRRDRTSTMNPNNNAFTYPSVNSSFVLSDAVQLPSFISYAKMRGSWGIVGNYPSRYGANVAYIQNTLGTQGTSNPVLITNSQDKYGNEGIKPEMKNEYELGFETKFFDRRLGLDFSYYNAQVKDQILDLTLAPTTGAGSILANVGELSNKGFEVALTGSPFRTENFSWDVTLNWAKNNNKIIKLANGATELLHADYDGSAAQLKSVVGDPMGGIYAHPVKTDASGKDMVDSDGFLMIDGDKWVKYGTAIPKGVGGLLNSFTYKSITLDVNIDYSYGGSLMPTGINWMKARGLTEETLNYSTNDRGGLTYYMDNGKGVQVPNSSTTGPGGQTLYRDGMLMNGVTADGAPNTNVISQAGYYNMTYNWGGPQYSSSRYELYIQKNDYVKLREVSLAFNVPAAYASKFGATKLSLSFFGRNLFYIYRTIKDMDAEATTAGTKWAQNVNNAGLTPSTRSYGVMLRASF from the coding sequence ATGAGAAAGCTGTTATATGAATCACTGTTAGTTTTTCTAGCGGTATTGTGCTTCCAAGGTGTGAGTGCACAAGAGAAAACAATCTCCGGAGTAATTACAGATAATGCAAATATGCCTGTTCCATCTGTTATTGTTAAAGAAAAAGGAACAAAACAAGAAACGACTACTGATGAAAATGGAGCATTTACGATTTCAGTGAAACAAGGAGCCACTATCGTTGTAAGTTCGATAGGGTTTAAAACAACAGAGCTAAAAGCTGTTGATGGAATGAAAATTAAATTAGCAAGTGCAACTAATGAACTTGATGGTGTTACAGTTACCGCTTTGGGACAAACCAAAAAGAACAAATCAATTGGGTACGCTACAAGTGTTATTAAAGCAGATGCATTAGTAAAAACGGCTTCGCCTACAATTGCTAATGGTTTGTACGGTAAAGCACCAGGGGTGCGTATTAGTTCTACTCCAGGTGGAGCGGGAGCAATCAATATCCAAATTCGTGGTATTAGCTCGATAACGGGTAGAAATCAGCCGCTTATTATTTTGGATGGTGTGCCTATTCGTGACGGAGAGGTTAATAACAATGACTATTGGAACCAACAACGTGTTAAAAATAATGGTTTAGCTGATATTAATCCTGAAGATATTGAGAACATCTCTATTCTTAAAGGAGCTTCTGCTGCTGCATTATACGGTTCTGAAGCTGTAAACGGAGTTGTGTTGATTACGTCTAAATCTGGTAAAGGAAAAAAAGGTTTAGGTATTGATTTTAGTACCAGTTACTCTGGTAATGAAATTGCATTCTTGCCAAGATTTCAGTACGAAAGAGGTCCGGGGTGGACGAATGCAAATTATTCTACAGGATATTTAGCGCCAGACGGTTTTGCTCATTATGATGTAGATGGTGATGGTACTAAGGAAACAAGAGGGGTTTCAAATAGTGGTAATAACTTTGGTCCTTGGTTTGACGGTAAGCCTGTTATGACTTGGGATGGAGTAATTCGTCCTTATTCTCCTCAAAAAAATGGATACAAAAATATGTTCCAGAATGCCTGGGACTCGACAACAAACTTTGCGCTTACAAACAATACCGAAAATAGCAGTACACGTTTTTCTTATACACGTACTGAGTCAGAAGGATTAAGTATGGGGAACCATAACAAAAAGAATAACTTTAACTTGAATGCATCATTCAAAACAGGTAAATTGAAAACAGATATTATTGTGACTTATATGAACCAAAATTTACAGAACCGTACTTTTGCTATGGATCGTTTGGTTAATAACTTTACAGGTATGCTTAGCCCATTTGATAATGGTGATTGGTACAAAGCTAAATACAAAACCAGTTTGGGATATAAATATGTTACAGGTAAAGATACTCAAAGCTTAACTCCAGCTGAAAATATTTATCGTAATGGTTTCAGATCTGATATTGCTGATTATTTTTGGAATACAAATGCTAAACAACAGAGCGAGATTACAAACCGTTTGATTGCGAGTGTTACTGAAACGCTTTCAATTACGAAAGATTTAACATTACGTGGTCGTGTTTCGACTGATTTAACTGCAGTAAATATAGAAAATAAAAATCCGGTAGAAGTACCTTTGGTTTATGAATTTGGAAACGAAGGAGATCGTTCAGGTTCTTTTATGATGGAGGGGCAGGATTATAATATTCTTTATGGGGATTTATTAGCGACTTACAATAAAAAAATCAATGAAGATTTTGGTGTAAATGCTGTTGTTGGTTATTCTGGTACAAGGGATACTTTTAGAACATTATCCCGCTCTACTAAAGGTGGTTTAAGTGTTGAAGGATGGTATGATATCAAATCGTCTATAGGTATAGCTAATAGTGAATCAAAAAGAGAAGAGACTCTCAAAGACGCTATTTTTGGAACCTTAAGCGGAAGCTTCAGAAATTATTTGTTCATCGAAGGAACAATCAGAAGAGACCGTACTTCTACAATGAACCCAAATAATAATGCCTTTACTTATCCTTCAGTAAACTCAAGTTTTGTATTATCAGATGCTGTTCAATTACCGTCGTTTATCAGTTATGCAAAAATGCGTGGTTCTTGGGGTATCGTGGGTAACTATCCGAGTCGTTACGGAGCAAATGTGGCATACATACAAAACACATTGGGAACTCAGGGAACTTCAAATCCAGTGTTGATTACAAATTCTCAAGACAAGTATGGAAATGAGGGAATCAAACCTGAAATGAAAAATGAATACGAGCTTGGTTTTGAAACTAAATTCTTCGACAGAAGATTAGGATTAGATTTTTCTTATTATAATGCACAAGTTAAAGATCAAATTCTTGATTTGACTTTGGCACCAACTACAGGAGCTGGTAGTATCTTGGCTAACGTAGGTGAATTAAGTAATAAAGGATTTGAAGTTGCTTTAACAGGTTCTCCTTTCAGAACAGAAAATTTTTCTTGGGATGTAACCTTAAACTGGGCAAAAAATAACAACAAAATTATAAAATTGGCTAACGGTGCAACTGAATTATTACATGCTGACTATGATGGATCTGCTGCTCAATTGAAATCTGTAGTAGGTGATCCAATGGGAGGTATTTATGCACATCCTGTTAAAACTGATGCTAGCGGTAAAGATATGGTTGACTCTGATGGATTCTTAATGATCGATGGTGATAAATGGGTAAAATACGGAACAGCTATACCAAAAGGAGTAGGAGGTTTATTGAACTCATTTACGTATAAAAGTATCACATTAGATGTAAATATCGATTATTCTTATGGAGGTTCTTTGATGCCAACTGGTATTAACTGGATGAAAGCGAGAGGATTGACAGAAGAAACATTGAATTATAGTACAAATGATCGTGGAGGTTTAACTTACTATATGGATAATGGTAAAGGAGTTCAGGTTCCTAATAGTTCAACTACAGGACCAGGAGGTCAAACATTATATCGTGATGGTATGTTAATGAACGGTGTAACTGCAGATGGTGCGCCAAATACAAACGTAATTTCTCAGGCAGGTTATTATAACATGACTTACAACTGGGGAGGCCCTCAATACAGCAGCTCACGTTATGAATTGTATATTCAGAAAAATGATTACGTTAAATTGAGAGAGGTATCTCTTGCGTTTAATGTGCCGGCAGCATATGCAAGTAAATTTGGCGCTACAAAATTGAGTTTGTCTTTCTTTGGTCGTAATTTATTTTATATCTACAGAACAATTAAGGATATGGATGCTGAAGCAACTACTGCAGGAACAAAATGGGCTCAAAACGTAAACAATGCAGGATTAACTCCTTCTACAAGAAGTTATGGGGTAATGTTAAGAGCATCTTTCTAA